A segment of the Acidobacteriota bacterium genome:
ACTTCAAACCATTTATCAGCAGCGCCACGATTCTGCCGGAATTTACCCTGCGAACCGTCATTCTGGGCTCGATTCTGGGGGTTATTTTTGGTGCCTCCTCGGTGTATCTGGCACTGAAAGTCGGCCTGACCGTCAGCGCTTCAATTCCGATTGCGGTGCTCTCCATTACCATTTTTCGGGCTTTTGGGCGGGCGTCAATCCTGGAAAACAACATGGTCCAAACCATTGGCTCAGCGGGTGAGTCAGTGGCCGCCGGGGTCGTGTTTACCATTCCGGCATTGCTGATTATGGGGTATTCGCTTGAAATTTCGCGGGTAGCGCTCATTGCTTTGACTGGAGGCTGGCTGGGAGTGTTGATGATGATTCCACTCCGCCGCGCCCTGATTGTGAAAGAGCATGGAAAATTGACTTATCCGGAAGGAACCGCCTGTGCCGAAGTCCTCATTGTCGGCGAAGAGGGCGGAAGTCAGGCGAAAACAGTCTTTTCAGGATTTGGGTTGGGAATTTTCTACAAATTTCTGATGTCGGGCCTTCATTTATGGAAGGAAGTTCCCGAGAAAGTCATCCATCGCTTTCCTGGCGCTTCGGTCAGTGCCGAAGTTTCACCGGAATTGATGGGGGTGGGCTACATCATTGGTCCCAAGGTGGCATCGGTGATGCTGGCTGGCGCCGTGCTGGCTTATCTGGTCTTGATGCCAGCCATTAAGTTTTTTGGCAGTCTGGTGGCGACCCCGCTCTTTCCGGGGACGATTCCAATTGCTGAAATGACGTCTGACCAGTTGCGTGATGCTTATATTTTGTATGTCGGCGCTGGTGCGGTGGCAACTGGCGGCATCATCAGTTTACTTCGCTCGATGCCAATGATTTTGTCAGCGTTTCGCTCCAGTTTGGGGGGATTAAAAGCCGGACTGGTCGGGGGGAGCACCGAAGCCCGAGTTGAACGCGACCTGTCCATGAATTATGTTCTTTTTGGGTGCGGGATCCTGGTGCTGGTCCTGGCTTTTTTGCCGCAACTCCAACTCAACTTTTTCGGAGCGGTGCTGATTCTGGCCTTTGGTTTTTTCTTTGTCACCGTCTCATCACGCATTACTGGTGAAATCGGGGCTTCCTCAAACCCAATTTCCGGAATGACCGTGGCCACGATTTTGTTGACCTGCATTATTTTCCTGTTTATTGGGAAAACGGGCCCAGAATGGCGGGTTGTGGCACTCTCAGTGGGCGCTGTGGTGTGCATTTCCGCCTCGATTGGCGGGGCAACGTCACAGGATTTGAAAACCGGTTTTCTGGTTGGTGCCACTCCCAAATATCAACAAATGGGCTTGATGATTGGTGTGACTGGCTCCGCCATTGCAATTGGCTGGGTGCTCTTTTTCCTCAATGAATCGGCCACGATCCATTATCCAAAAGACTTTCCACAGTACACAGCCACTTCAAATTTTGTTGGTTCACAGACCATGCCCGGCGGAAAGACCTATCGCATCCACAGCATTCCGGTTGCCACCAATGGTATTTTGCCGGGCCGCTATCTGGTTGATGACTCAGGCAAAATTCGCTTTTCGATTGATCCAGGGGTTGGCGGTCGCGAATCAACCCAACTGATGAAAAGCTCAGGCAAAGTGGCTGAAACCGCGAAGCCAATCGGGATGATGCGTGGGCTGGATGGCGTTGAATATCAACAAGTTGCGGTGACTGTCGGCGAGGTTGAAACTCAATATCTGGTTGATGAAAGCGGGCAGGTTCAGTATAAATTTGAGCCGCGCAAATCGCGCTACGATGCTCCCAAAGCCACCCTGATGGCACTGATCATTGATGGTATTCTGACCCAGAAACTTCCGTGGAGTCTGGTTTTTCTGGGGGTCTTCATTTCAATCACCCTGGAATTATGCGGAGTTGCCGCCCTCCCTTTCGCGGTTGGGTTGTACCTGCCATTTTCAACCTCGTCTCCGATTTTTCTGGGCGGAGTGGTCCGCTATCTGGTGGATTTGATACTGGCCCGACAAGGCAAAGCTGCCGCCACTGAAGCCGAAGCCGAATCAGGCAATGGCGTCCTGTTTAGCTCCGGGTTGATTGCCGGTGGTGCAATGGGAGGATTGCTGGTGGCGGCGCTCAATGCCTTCAAAATCGGCGAACATGCGCTGGCTGAAAAAATCAACGTGGCCGAGCATTTTGAATGGCTGGAACACGGCACCTATGCGGATCTGACGGCGATTGTTTTATTTGCCCTGATGGGAATTGTTCTCTGGAAAGTTGGGCAGCAAACCGCACCAAACAAAGTCGAATGACGTCGTGACAAGATAACAAGGGGGCTAAACCCCATAAGCGCTAGAATAAGGGTTTGAGGCCCGCAGGGTCGTCGTTTAATAGCCGTGGTGCGAAGCCCACGGTCACGGCCAGAACGCGACCCAATCCCGATAAAAGCATCGTTCAATGCCAACGGAAAGGACACAGGGATTCTTATCCTGGCGCTTATGACCCCGAACCCCGAACCCCGAACCCCGAACCCCGAACCCCGAATCCTGAATCTCCAAACATATGCTTCGAAAACAGACGCTGAAATGCTTTTTTGTCGCACTCCTGATGATCCTGTGGGTCGGAGGGCTGACCCGCCCGGTCTGGGCTGAGCGGGTCGTGACCCCAGGCGCACCAATTGTTCCGGCTGAGCAACAGGTGCTGATCTTTTATGATCCGGTCAAGAAACAGGAAACGCTGGTTTTTAGTCCAGCCTATCGGTTTCGTGAGCAGAAGTTTGTCTGGATTGTGCCGGTTCCGGCCACGCCTTCAGTCGGAACAGGTCACCAGTTTGTGTTTGAGAATTTAAAGGCCCGTGTGGCACCTGATATTGAAGTCAAAATTCGCCGACATTGGAAAGTCAGCAGCTTTCTGCTTGATCTCATCAAACGACTGACGGCACCGCCAAAATCAGATGATCCGTTTGCCAATCTCAAACCAGGACAGGTGATTGTGTCTCGGCGCAACGCCAACCAGACGGTGCGGGTTATTGCTCCAGGGGAAAAAGACAAATTCCTGAATATTTGTCGCGAAAATTTTGAAGACCCGGACTACACCCCCCCGGCTGATCTGGTTGAGTGGATGAAACCCTATGAAGAGCAAAAGTTTTCTTTTGTTGCGATTTCGGCATCTGCTGACCTGGTTGATCAGAACTCGGCGGCTGACGAACAGGTCTTGATGACTCCATTCCGGATTACCTTTCCGGCTGAAAAACCATTCGTTCCAATGATTCGCCCAGCCAGTGCGGTTCCTAATGGCTGGCGGCCATACAACGTGTTTCGGTATTTTGTGGTCATGCCTGAGCGGGCTGAAGTGCGCGTCGGAGACCAGCCTTTTTTTGACCAGACACATTTGGTGTATGCCAACCGGGTGTCGCGTGAGGACTGGAATACCAAAATCTGGCCTGGATTGCGGATGACAACCGTTCAACCGACCGAACCGGCCCCCGTACCACCAAAACCTGAAGCTGCCTCCAAAACGGGGAAGTCGCCAGCTCAACCTGAGCCAAAACCTGAGTCAAAACCCGCAACCACGCCTCCATCATCCACCCCGTCCTCTACGCCACCACCGGCTGAAGAAGCACCAGTTGGAAATGATCTGTTTCTCACGGCCTATGCCCGTGCTGATCAGCAACTGACGCCAATTACCCAGGATGGCACAATTGTTCCGGCTG
Coding sequences within it:
- a CDS encoding DUF2330 domain-containing protein → MLRKQTLKCFFVALLMILWVGGLTRPVWAERVVTPGAPIVPAEQQVLIFYDPVKKQETLVFSPAYRFREQKFVWIVPVPATPSVGTGHQFVFENLKARVAPDIEVKIRRHWKVSSFLLDLIKRLTAPPKSDDPFANLKPGQVIVSRRNANQTVRVIAPGEKDKFLNICRENFEDPDYTPPADLVEWMKPYEEQKFSFVAISASADLVDQNSAADEQVLMTPFRITFPAEKPFVPMIRPASAVPNGWRPYNVFRYFVVMPERAEVRVGDQPFFDQTHLVYANRVSREDWNTKIWPGLRMTTVQPTEPAPVPPKPEAASKTGKSPAQPEPKPESKPATTPPSSTPSSTPPPAEEAPVGNDLFLTAYARADQQLTPITQDGTIVPAATQATFKLPTKVEFEDRDVSFPIEGPLLVIAGIAVYLRQRRQVNS